From Ptychodera flava strain L36383 chromosome 2, AS_Pfla_20210202, whole genome shotgun sequence, the proteins below share one genomic window:
- the LOC139114144 gene encoding uncharacterized protein has protein sequence MCLAVVVGILSIAIGIYIKEGHSRASEDKIPSNQVASGEKRLQLSGDDQLPSGNNKLPKVQDGNERNRRSVLFLNDEWGTSKGGISSVNRQLALQARDAGYAVYVTVLGPPSDEDKKDAEDNGIKLIRAETIPDIDQNINLNMLNNAHQRYFPSLEKNMTNLDVIVGHVPITSEGALNIKQKRFPKAKVYLFTHVIPQDTDFHRGRSYKLGDIETKVDTIIQQAEQADLIFSVGPKVYKKFKNEFRGSEVNDNKHKEFIPIPDSSFFDLNLQPFAKDDAYEILTVGRVSNVENLKGYDIVAAALGKVATISSSVMDGLLWRIRGISEENKDESLAFIKKHLKSVNGNLLDIYPLQYGTQKLVTQDIQKSRLFLMPSRTEPFGMVGLEAMAAGIPVLVTANSGLADFLKEHFPKHMHDSMIVSKLGKTDIDTDADIDIWVNRITDVLLNKYSDTFDLARQVKDKLTEMKSHPNSQIFEDELKKLK, from the exons ATGTGCCTTGCTGTAGTTGTAGGGATACTTTCTATTGCAATTGGCATATACATCAAAGAAGGACATTCAAGAGCCTCAGAGGACAAAATCCCTTCCAATCAAGTGGCTTCTGGTGAAAAACGGTTACAACTTTCAGGAGATGACCAGCTACCGTCAGGAAACAATAAGCTACCTAAGGTACAAGACGGTAATGAACGAAATAGGAG GAGTGTGTTGTTCCTGAACGACGAATGGGGGACATCAAAAGGTGGCATATCGTCTGTGAATCGACAACTAGCTTTACAAGCAAGGGATGCTGGGTATGCTGTTTACGTCACAGTTTTGGGCCCGCCGAGTGATGAAGACAAAAAAGACGCAGAGGATAACGGGATTAAGTTGATAAGAGCAGAAACGATACCCGATATAGATCAAAACATAAACTTGAATATGTTAAATAATGCGCACCAGAGGTACTTTCCCTCGCTcgaaaaaaatatgacaaatttagATGTTATTGTAGGACACGTACCTATTACATCAGAGGGGGCACTTAATATAAAGCAAAAGCGATTTCCAAAGGCTAAGGTATATCTGTTTACTCATGTCATTCCACAGGACACCGACTTTCATAGGGGACGCTCGTACAAATTGGGCGATATCGAAACAAAGGTAGATACCATAATACAACAGGCTGAACAAGCTGATCTTATATTTTCCGTTGGTCCGAAGGTATACAAAAAGTTTAAGAATGAGTTTCGTGGATCAGAAGTAAACGATAACAAACATAAAGAATTCATTCCGATTCCGGATAGCAGTTTCTTTGATTTGAACTTACAACCGTTTGCAAAAGATGACGCTTATGAAATTTTGACGGTAGGTCGCGTGTCAAATGTTGAGAATCTTAAGGGATACGATATTGTCGCAGCTGCACTGGGCAAGGTAGCGACAATAAGCAGCTCTGTAATGGATGGATTGCTGTGGAGAATCCGTGGAATATCTGAAGAGAACAAGGATGAGAGCTTAGCGTTTATTAAAAAACACTTGAAATCTGTAAATGGCAATTTGTTAGATATATATCCTTTGCAATACGGTACTCAAAAACTGGTCACACAAGATATTCAGAAAAGTCGTCTGTTCCTAATGCCCTCCCGGACTGAACCATTCGGAATGGTCGGTTTAGAAGCCATGGCAGCAGGTATTCCCGTTCTAGTCACCGCTAATTCAGGTCTTGCCGACTTTCTCAAAGAACATTTCCCAAAACACATGCATGATTCCATGATTGTTTCAAAGTTAGGGAAAACTGACATCGACACTGACGCTGATATCGACATTTGGGTCAATCGAATCACTGATGTTTTACTTAACAAATACAGTGACACATTTGATCTTGCCAGGCAGgtcaaagataaactgacagaaaTGAAATCTCACCCAAATAGTCAAATTTTTGAAGATGAGTTAAAGAAACTGAAATAA